The following proteins come from a genomic window of Streptomyces liliiviolaceus:
- the rpmF gene encoding 50S ribosomal protein L32 codes for MAVPKRKMSRSNTRHRRSQWKAATPDLVPFHVDGREYAVPRRLIRAYERGLIKPEG; via the coding sequence ATGGCAGTCCCGAAGCGCAAGATGTCCCGTTCCAACACCCGGCACCGCAGGTCCCAGTGGAAGGCGGCGACGCCCGATCTCGTCCCCTTCCACGTCGACGGGCGCGAGTACGCCGTGCCCCGCCGACTGATCCGCGCCTACGAGCGCGGGCTCATCAAGCCCGAGGGGTGA
- a CDS encoding aldehyde dehydrogenase family protein yields the protein MTSTHAFWLAGRQATGEATFDVTSPWDGRLVGKVGVPSDAQVEEAVAAAHAVRDEFAATPAHVRAAALDHVSKRLVERTEEIARLISAENGKPLKWARGEVGRAVSVFRFAAEEARRFNGGEAQRLDTDLGGQGRLALTRRFPKGVVLGIAPFNFPLNLCAHKIAPAIAAGAPIILKPAPATPLSGLVIGELLAETDLPAGSWSVLPVANDKMPALVQDERLPVISFTGSDKVGYAIMDSVPRKHLTLELGGNGAAVVLADWASDQDLDRAATRIATFSNYQGGQSCISVQRVVADASVYDRLLPRIVAAVEAQVTGDPSDDATDVGPLVSEDAAKRVESWVDEAVAAGAELLAGGKRDGASYAPTVLAGVPADVTISCEEVFGPVLTVQKVDGEAAAFDAVNASKYGLQAGVFTHDLQTAFRAHRALEVGGVVIGDVPSYRADQMPYGGVKESGVGREGVRFAMDDYTYERVLVLTGLAL from the coding sequence ATGACTTCCACCCATGCCTTCTGGCTCGCCGGCCGCCAGGCCACCGGTGAGGCCACCTTCGACGTCACCTCGCCCTGGGACGGGCGCCTCGTCGGCAAGGTCGGCGTGCCGAGTGACGCGCAGGTCGAGGAGGCCGTCGCCGCCGCCCACGCCGTGCGCGACGAGTTCGCCGCCACCCCGGCCCACGTACGGGCCGCCGCCCTCGACCACGTGAGCAAGCGCCTCGTGGAGCGGACCGAGGAGATCGCCCGGCTCATCTCCGCCGAGAACGGCAAGCCGCTCAAGTGGGCCCGCGGCGAGGTCGGCCGGGCGGTGTCCGTGTTCCGGTTCGCGGCCGAGGAGGCCCGCCGGTTCAACGGCGGCGAGGCCCAGCGGCTCGACACCGACCTCGGCGGCCAGGGCCGGCTCGCCCTCACCCGGCGCTTCCCGAAGGGCGTCGTGCTCGGCATCGCGCCCTTCAACTTCCCGCTCAACCTGTGCGCCCACAAGATCGCCCCGGCCATCGCGGCGGGCGCGCCCATCATCCTGAAGCCCGCCCCCGCGACCCCGCTGAGCGGTCTGGTCATCGGCGAGCTGCTGGCCGAGACGGACCTCCCGGCCGGCTCCTGGTCCGTGCTGCCCGTGGCCAACGACAAGATGCCCGCGCTGGTGCAGGACGAGCGGCTGCCCGTCATCTCCTTCACCGGGTCCGACAAGGTCGGTTACGCGATCATGGACTCCGTACCGCGCAAGCACCTCACCCTGGAGCTGGGCGGCAACGGCGCGGCCGTCGTGCTCGCCGACTGGGCGAGCGACCAGGACCTGGACCGGGCCGCCACCCGCATCGCGACCTTCAGCAACTACCAGGGCGGCCAGTCCTGCATCTCCGTGCAGCGCGTCGTCGCGGACGCGTCGGTGTACGACCGGCTGCTGCCCCGGATCGTCGCCGCGGTCGAGGCTCAGGTGACCGGCGACCCCTCCGACGACGCGACCGATGTCGGCCCGCTGGTCAGCGAGGACGCCGCGAAGCGCGTCGAGTCGTGGGTCGACGAGGCCGTCGCGGCCGGTGCCGAACTGCTCGCCGGCGGCAAGCGGGACGGCGCCTCGTACGCGCCGACCGTGCTGGCGGGCGTACCGGCCGATGTGACGATCTCCTGCGAGGAGGTCTTCGGGCCCGTCCTCACCGTGCAGAAGGTGGACGGCGAGGCCGCGGCCTTCGACGCCGTCAACGCGTCCAAGTACGGGCTCCAGGCCGGGGTGTTCACCCATGACCTGCAGACCGCCTTCCGGGCCCACCGGGCGCTGGAGGTGGGCGGTGTGGTGATCGGCGACGTGCCCTCCTACCGCGCCGACCAGATGCCGTACGGCGGGGTCAAGGAGTCCGGTGTCGGGCGCGAGGGCGTGCGGTTCGCCATGGACGACTACACCTACGAGCGCGTCCTGGTCCTCACGGGGCTCGCTCTCTGA